A window of the Saccharomyces eubayanus strain FM1318 chromosome II, whole genome shotgun sequence genome harbors these coding sequences:
- the ZIP1 gene encoding Zip1p, with protein sequence MSNFFRDSSMGFKPRPNIFAKLRVRDSEPEGPLNNDIDTSVDCLEAGSSIEGDDAFKKPNKTSNGREVTTSAEHVQRNPSYSSDVVDASSPKRQMAIDRHNKFLNNSGGTNENDTDEDFEITEVRDVSEGVAMETKEDHGDVNDSETTLKDNKVHEYAITNGKPILHTPIDASNTSSNDVLLEAFTNTQRICSNLKQELQNQQQDNVKLKTRLQSYVSDSGKINDKVGKYKNWLETLQENITTLTSHKNSQDTKLKDLRQNHQLNQRRITGFKTTIESLNGKINELGKHKKDADTELMKRGKEIEYLKRELDDCSGQLSEEKIKNSSLVQEIGKNREQLTKKMEDLLSEDKAYHLLQFTKFEEKIHTIFEEKLREHFRGAIDSFSLELKNNGVELNDHTETILKQQCEQFKENLQNKMSLSENNTANFLTELGIKQNELVIKVQDELLTSSKNTQTALLAEMKSTKQDILDDSSQAAKNSLVLADLLKEYKAEIVQSNEYEERIKQLESERSTLSSQKNQIISSLGTKEAQYEDLVKKLEAKNIEISQIFGKEQSLIKKNESLSNELKKAQDQLDKISSLNTTTKSNYENKISSQNEIVKALTSENDTLKQRIQQLVEFKENAQKDHSTKLEAFQRNSEQLQKLNVEVVQLKAHELELEEQCRYLKGCLDKKEIGVEESLSDVKVLKQQLIVLKSEKQDITAEKLELQDNLENLEEVTKNLQQKVQFQRRELEEKIKQLEQIKNHKRAEFKQRGIQSSTKPSGSPKKNDTRSEFIPNSSKIDSSSNRPPRVDHIAKSTKTEPSKETSKYNDEFDLSSSSNDDLELTNPSPIQIKPVRGKIKKGSNFMKPPISSRKKLLLVEDEDQSLKMSKKRRKK encoded by the coding sequence GGGACAGTTCAATGGGATTTAAGCCTCGACCAAACATATTTGCTAAACTGAGAGTCAGGGATTCAGAACCGGAAGGTCCTCTAAACAACGACATCGACACTTCCGTCGATTGTCTCGAGGCTGGTTCTTCCATTGAAGGAGATGATGCGTTCAAAAAACCCAATAAAACTTCTAATGGGAGAGAAGTAACTACGAGTGCAGAGCATGTTCAAAGAAACCCTAGTTATTCTAGCGACGTGGTCGATGCAAGCTCTCCGAAGCGTCAAATGGCTATAGATCGACAcaataaatttttaaaCAACAGTGGCGGtacaaatgaaaatgataccgatgaagattttgaaattacaGAAGTAAGAGATGTGAGTGAAGGTGTGGCAATggaaaccaaagaagatcATGGTGATGTCAATGATTCCGAGACAACCCTAAAAGATAACAAAGTTCACGAATATGCCATAACAAACGGCAAGCCCATTCTGCACACACCAATTGATGCTTCCAATACATCTTCGAATGATGTTCTCCTAGAAGCATTTACAAACACTCAAAGAATATGTTCTAATTTGAAGCAGGAATTACAAAATCAGCAACAGGATAACGTTAAGTTAAAAACTCGATTACAATCGTATGTTTCTGACTCAGGTAAAATCAACGACAAAGTAGGCAAGTATAAAAACTGGTTAGAAACCCTTCAGGAAAACATTACAACCTTGACTAGCCATAAAAATAGTCAAGATACTAAATTAAAGGATTTAAGACAAAACCACCAACTGAATCAGAGGAGAATTACCGGGTTTAAAACAACAATTGAAAGCTTGaatggaaaaataaatgaactaggtaaacataaaaaagatgCTGATACTGAGCTAATGAAAAGAGGTAAGGAAATCGAATATctaaaaagagaattaGACGATTGTTCTGGCCAATTGAGtgaggaaaaaatcaaaaatagtTCATTGGTACAGGAAATAGGGAAAAATAGAGAGCAATTgaccaaaaaaatggaagacCTTCTTTCAGAAGATAAAGCTTATCATTTACTACAATTCACCAAGTTTGAGGAGAAAATCCATACCATATTCGAAGAGAAACTACGGGAACACTTCCGTGGTGCAATAGATTCTTTCAGCTTAGAACTGAAGAACAATGGCGTAGAGTTAAATGATCATACAGAGACTATCTTAAAGCAACAATGTGAACagtttaaagaaaatctacaaaacaaaatgtCTTTGAGTGAGAACAATAcagcaaattttttaacagAACTGGGCATAAAGCAAAATGAACTTGTGATAAAAGTACAAGACGAACTTTTGACATCATCAAAGAATACTCAAACAGCTCTACTAGCTGAAATGAAAAGTACAAAACAAGATATACTTGATGATTCATCGCAAGCTGCTAAGAACTCACTAGTCTTGGCCGATTTGCTGAAAGAATACAAAGCAGAAATAGTTCAGTCAAACGAGTATGAAGAAAGGATAAAGCAACTGGAAAGTGAAAGGTCGACTTTATCTTCACAAAAGAATCAAATTATTAGCTCCCTTGGTACTAAAGAAGCACAGTATGAAGATCTcgtcaaaaaattagagGCAAAGAACATAGAGATTTCACAGATTTTTGGTAAAGAACAAAGtttaattaaaaaaaacgaGAGCCTTTCTAATGAACTAAAGAAAGCTCAGGACCAGCTTGATAAAATAAGCAGTCTAAACACCActacaaaatcaaattaCGAGAATAAAATTTCCTCacaaaatgaaattgttAAGGCATTAACTTCCGAAAATGACACtttgaaacaaagaatCCAACAGCTCGTAGAATTTAAGGAGAATGCGCAAAAGGATCATTCAACAAAATTAGAAGCATTCCAAAGGAACAGCGAGCAACTACAGAAGCTAAATGTCGAGGTGGTACAGTTAAAAGCCCATGAGTTAGAGCTTGAAGAGCAATGTCGGTACCTAAAAGGCTGCTTAGATAAGAAGGAAATCGGAGTCGAAGAATCACTGAGCGATGTAAAAGTTTTAAAGCAGCAATTAATAGTCTTGAAATCGGAAAAGCAAGACATCACTGCCGAAAAGTTAGAGTTGCAAGATAATCTAGAAAACTTAGAAGAGGTTACCAAAAATTTACAGCAGAAGGTACAATTCCAAAGAAGGGAACtagaagagaaaattaaaCAGTTGGAGCAGATCAAAAACCACAAAAGAGCTGAATTCAAACAAAGAGGTATCCAAAGCTCTACGAAACCATCGGGCTCacctaaaaaaaatgatacaAGATCGGAATTTATTCCTAACTCTTCGAAAATTGATTCCTCATCTAACAGGCCGCCTAGGGTCGATCATATAGCCAAATCAACCAAAACGGAACCATCTAAAGAAACATCTAAATACAACGATGAGTTTGATCTTTCTTCGTCTTCCAATGATGACTTAGAGCTTACCAATCCCTCTCCCATTCAAATCAAGCCAGTGAGAGgtaaaattaaaaaaggtTCAAATTTCATGAAACCTCCAATctcttcaagaaaaaaattgttactggttgaagacgaagaccAATCATTAAAGATGAgcaaaaagagaagaaaaaaataa
- the HRQ1 gene encoding ATP-dependent 3'-5' DNA helicase: protein MQEEPPNKKAKLVHEGTKKGDDFKNFERFFFRLNTLYTFLICRKHVVPTFKTLCDPIGAALKRAITKEDLARVMALMPRDCVFKYIDENQIYTETKIFDFNNGGFQQKENDIFELKDAEDQYERGRSTQLLIFEFIDGTMQRSWSASDKFSQVKIPTYTTEEMKKMISKREVLFESRLQEFILENEKLGLDPFFELTKLAQKYIPKERDYEDPIEAMMKAKQEGAEMVIPDDSGNPGIATIPQMIEKLKHTEFYASQIKHCFTIPSRIAAYKDLSFELAPEVYQGLEHNRFYSHQADAINALHRGENVIITTSTSSGKSLIYQLAAIDLLLKDSESTFMYIFPTKALAQDQKRAFKVILSKIPELKNIVVDTYDGDTESSERVYIRKNARVIFTNPDMIHTSVLPNHANWRHFLYHLKLVVVDELHIYKGLFGSHVALVMRRLLRLCHFFYENTNLQFISCSATLKSPIQHMKDMFGINEVTLIHEDGSPTGAKHLVVWNPPTLSQHERKRESFIRESAKILVQLVLNNVRAIAFCYVRRVCELLMKEVRSIFTEIGREDLITEVMSYRGGYSASDRRKIEREMFHGNLKAVISTNALELGIDIGGLDAVLMCGFPLSMANFHQQSGRAGRRNNDSLTLVVASDSPVDQHYVAHPESLLEVDNSNSFQELILDFDNILILEGHIQCAAFELPINFERDKEFFAEAHLRRICVERLHHNQDGYHASNRFLPWPSKRVSLRGGEEDQFAVVDITNGRNIIIEEIEASRTSFTLYDGGIFIHQGYPYLVKEFNPDERYAKVQRVDVDWVTSQRDFTDVDPQEIELIRSLESSDVPVYFGKIKTTIVVFGFFKMDKYKRIIDAIETHNPPVIINSKGFWIDIPKRVLDICQKKQLNVAGAIHGAQHAIMGMLPRFIVAGVDEIQTECKAPEKEFAERQTKRRRPARLVFYDSKGGKYGSGLSIKAFEHVDDIIESSLKRISECPCSDGCPDCVAASFCKENSLVLSKPGAQVVLHCILGHMENDFIDSIKDGPEPNMPEIKVETVVPVSEHVNFSEDFKIIDVRKTTEDVTSSSDVIKEEK, encoded by the coding sequence ATGCAGGAGGAACCGCCTAATAAGAAGGCTAAGTTGGTGCATGAGGGAACCAAAAAAGGTGAtgatttcaagaactttgaacggttttttttccgcCTCAATACACTTTACACATTTCTAATTTGCAGAAAGCATGTTGTACCTACCTTCAAGACGCTTTGTGATCCTATAGGAGCTGCCTTGAAGAGAGCCATTACGAAAGAAGATCTAGCTAGGGTGATGGCTCTTATGCCAAGGGACTGTGTTTTCAAGTACATCGACGAGAACCAGATTTATACCGAAACTaaaatctttgattttaatAATGGGGGTTTCCAACAGAAGGAGAATGATATATTTGAGCTGAAGGACGCGGAAGATCAATATGAACGTGGAAGATCCACTCAGCTACTTATATTCGAGTTTATAGATGGGACGATGCAACGTTCTTGGTCGGCAAGTGATAAATTCTCTCAGGTAAAGATACCCACCTATACAACGgaggaaatgaaaaaaatgatttcgAAGAGGGAAGTCCTCTTTGAATCGAGATTACAGGAGTTCATCCTTGAGAATGAAAAGCTTGGGCTTGATCCATTCTTCGAGTTGACGAAACTGGCGCAAAAGTATATTCCAAAGGAAAGAGATTATGAGGATCCTATTGAGGCAATGATGAAAGCTAAGCAAGAAGGTGCTGAGATGGTTATCCCCGATGATTCTGGTAATCCGGGTATAGCTACAATCCCTCAAATGATTGAAAAGTTGAAGCATACTGAATTCTACGCTTCTCAGATAAAACACTGCTTTACGATACCATCAAGAATAGCTGCGTATAAAGACCTCAGTTTTGAACTCGCACCAGAAGTGTATCAGGGATTGGAGCACAACCGCTTCTATAGTCATCAAGCAGATGCCATAAATGCCCTTCACCGAGGCGaaaatgttattattacaacttCAACGTCTTCAGGTAAGTCTCTAATCTATCAATTAGCAGCCATCGATCTTTTGTTAAAGGACTCAGAATCAACgtttatgtatatatttccAACAAAGGCTTTAGCCCAAGACCAAAAGAGAGCTTTCAAGGTAATACTTTCGAAGATTCCCgagttaaaaaatattgtgGTTGACACATATGATGGGGACACAGAGTCAAGCGAGAGAGTCTATATTCGGAAAAATGCCAGAGTTATTTTCACTAATCCTGACATGATACATACTAGTGTTTTACCAAATCATGCCAATTGGAGACACTTTTTGTATCATCTCAAGCTGGTGGTGGTCGATGAATTGCACATATATAAGGGTTTGTTTGGATCACATGTAGCACTAGTAATGAGACGCTTGCTAAGATTgtgccattttttttatgaaaaCACTAACTTGCaatttatttcttgttcagcTACCTTAAAGTCCCCGATTCAGCATATGAAAGATATGTTTGGCATTAACGAAGTTACTTTGATACATGAAGACGGATCACCCACAGGTGCCAAACACCTAGTAGTGTGGAACCCTCCAACCCTATCTCAACATGAACGTAAACGAGAAAGTTTTATTCGAGAGAGTGCTAAGATTTTAGTTCAATTAGTATTAAACAATGTCAGGGCCATAGCGTTTTGTTATGTCCGTCGTGTCTGTGAGCTATTAATGAAGGAAGTGCGTAGTATTTTTACTGAAATTGGACGAGAGGATTTAATCACAGAAGTCATGTCATATAGAGGTGGTTATTCCGCTTCCGATAGGCGTAAGATAGAACGTGAAATGTTCCACGGAAACTTGAAAGCCGTCATATCTACGAATGCTTTAGAACTTGGTATTGATATTGGTGGTCTTGACGCAGTCTTAATGTGTGGTTTTCCACTATCTATGGCTAACTTTCATCAACAAAGTGGTAGGGCTGGTAGAAGGAATAATGATTCATTAACGCTCGTGGTTGCAAGCGACTCGCCCGTAGATCAACATTATGTTGCTCATCCGGAATCTTTATTGGAAGTTGAcaattcaaattcttttcaagaactAATTCTGGATTTCGATAATATCCTGATTTTGGAAGGACATATACAATGTGCAGCATTTGAACTACCAATAAACTTCGAGCGCGATAAGGAATTTTTTGCTGAAGCTCATCTTCGCAGAATTTGTGTAGAGCGCTTACATCACAATCAAGATGGCTACCATGCTAGTAATAGGTTTTTACCATGGCCATCCAAGCGTGTATCGTTGAGAGGTGGTGAAGAGGACCAATTTGCCGTAGTGGACATAACAAATGGAAGAAACATAATAATTGAAGAGATAGAAGCATCCAGGACAAGTTTTACCTTATATGACGGTGGCATATTTATCCATCAGGGATATCCGTATCTTGTAAAGGAATTTAATCCCGATGAAAGATATGCTAAAGTTCAAAGAGTAGATGTTGACTGGGTTACTAGTCAAAGAGACTTTACAGATGTTGACCCACAAGAAATCGAATTAATACGTTCTTTGGAAAGCAGTGATGTTCCTGTGTACTTTGGTAAGATCAAAACTACGATTGTCGTGTTTGGCTTTTTTAAAATGGACAAGTATAAGAGAATTATTGATGCGATTGAAACACATAATCCCCCCGTCATTATTAATTCTAAGGGTTTCTGGATCGATATACCAAAACGAGTACTAGATATTtgccaaaagaaacaattgAATGTGGCAGGGGCTATTCATGGGGCTCAACATGCAATCATGGGTATGCTCCCACGATTTATAGTAGCAGGTGTGGATGAGATACAAACCGAATGTAAAGCTCCGGAAAAGGAATTTGCAGAACGGCAAACTAAACGAAGACGGCCTGCTAGATTAGTATTTTATGATTCTAAGGGTGGTAAGTACGGTTCTGGTTTGTCTATTAAAGCATTCGAACATGTTGATGATATAATAGAATCCAGTCTGAAGAGGATATCAGAATGTCCCTGTAGTGACGGATGTCCTGACTGTGTTGCGGCTTCTTTTTGTAAGGAAAACAGTTTGGTGTTATCAAAGCCAGGTGCCCAAGTTGTTTTACATTGTATCCTGGGACATATGgaaaatgattttataGATTCCATCAAAGATGGTCCGGAACCAAATATGCCAGAAATAAAAGTGGAAACAGTTGTTCCTGTGTCAGAACATGTCAACTTTTCAGaggatttcaaaatcattgatgTGAGAAAAACAACGGAAGATGTTACTTCTTCTAGTGATGTTATTAAAGAAGAGAAGTAG
- the NSE3 gene encoding Smc5-Smc6 complex subunit NSE3, with protein sequence MSSTDNDSDSDLTEDLAALKTIKENPVARKVVRYILSRGESQNSIITRTKLQSVIHDAAQEENVTKLSFSKMFMDINTILDNIYGFQLTGLPSKNSISTGGNNNNTTATNNNTTSANKLMDEPLGHRSQRFILLNNAPYLKSFDDFKLLQSIRTYEELVVNGEYVGDDMGLESSNTLESKLSTDQDLAYKGILTVILCIIFFSKNNILHQELIKILETFGIPSDGSKIPILNSTIDDLIKALERREYIIKLEEKSDTDGEVISYRIGRRTQAEFGLGSLEILVQEIMGLEEEQARSLRDDIVKSIGDSYSI encoded by the coding sequence ATGAGCTCCACAGATAACGACAGCGATTCGGATTTGACAGAGGATTTAGCCGCACTCAAGACCATTAAAGAGAATCCTGTTGCCAGAAAGGTGGTAAGATATATTTTATCGAGGGGAGAATCTCAAAACTCTATAATAACGAGAACCAAGTTACAGTCTGTTATACACGATGCTGCTCAGGAGGAAAATGTGACTAAACTTTCGTTTAGCAAAATGTTTATGGATATAAATACAATACTAGATAACATATATGGCTTCCAGCTAACAGGGCTACCATCAAAGAATAGCATCAGCACTGGTggtaacaacaataacactACTGctactaataataacactACTAGCGCAAATAAACTAATGGATGAGCCGTTGGGACATAGGTCTCAGAGATTTATTTTGCTAAACAACGCTCCATATTTAAAAagttttgatgattttaaACTTTTACAGAGCATTCGCACTTACGAGGAGCTGGTAGTCAACGGAGAGTATGTTGGTGATGATATGGGGTTGGAAAGCTCCAATACTTTAGAGAGCAAGCTGAGCACTGATCAGGATCTTGCTTACAAGGGGATCCTAACCGTTATTCTatgcattatttttttctccaaaaataatatcttGCACCAGGAGTTGATCAAAATTTTAGAGACATTTGGTATTCCCAGTGATGGCTCAAAGATTCCTATACTGAACAGTACTATCGATGATCTGATAAAGGCCCTGGAAAGGCGCGAATATATAATTAAGCTGGAAGAGAAATCGGACACTGATGGAGAGGTAATATCGTACAGAATAGGCAGGAGAACTCAAGCTGAATTCGGGTTGGGATCTCTTGAAATACTAGTTCAAGAAATCATGGGCCTTGAAGAGGAACAGGCTAGAAGCTTACGTGATGATATAGTGAAGAGTATCGGTGATTCCTATTCTATATAG
- the INM2 gene encoding inositol monophosphate 1-phosphatase INM2, whose amino-acid sequence MVLSKQELKEVENTFIGLLKNEIGPLLKSHAGTNLQSYDDKSNGVDLVTALDKKIESIIKSELASKYPKFKFIGEETYVEGVTKITNDPTFIVDPIDGTTNFIHGYPYSCTSLGLAEMGEPVVGAVFNPHLNQLFHASKGNGAFLNGQEIKLTERPLILQKSLVALEGGSERTESSQGNFDKKMGTYKNLLSESGAFVHGFRSVGSAAMNICYVANGMLDAYWEGGCWAWDVCAGWCILRETGGIMIGGNPEEWDIPLDRRCYFAIRSGCEPKDQKQFAEAFWSHVAGKLEY is encoded by the coding sequence ATGGTACTAAGCAAGCAAGAACTTAAAGAGGTCGAAAACACATTCATTGGTTTActcaaaaatgaaattggGCCGTTATTAAAGTCACATGCGGGAACAAATTTGCAGTCCTATGATGATAAATCCAACGGTGTGGATTTAGTTACAGCTTTGgacaaaaaaatcgaaTCCATAATCAAATCGGAATTAGCTAGTAAATATCCCAAGTTCAAATTCATCGGCGAAGAAACTTATGTAGAAGGAGTTACTAAAATAACTAATGACCCAACATTTATTGTGGACCCAATCGATGGCACTACTAATTTTATCCATGGCTATCCTTATAGTTGTACTTCGCTGGGTCTGGCTGAAATGGGAGAACCGGTTGTTGGCGCAGTTTTTAATCCACATTTAAATCAACTTTTCCATGCCTCGAAAGGCAATGGAGCTTTCTTAAACGGTCAAGAGATAAAATTAACAGAAAGACCGTTGATACTACAGAAATCATTGGTCGCATTAGAAGGAGGCTCAGAAAGAACTGAAAGTTCGCAAGGGAactttgataaaaaaatggggACCTACAAAAATTTGCTCAGTGAGTCGGGCGCCTTTGTTCACGGGTTCAGAAGTGTGGGAAGTGCTGCCATGAACATATGCTATGTCGCTAACGGTATGCTCGATGCTTACTGGGAAGGTGGCTGCTGGGCGTGGGATGTCTGTGCTGGTTGGTGCATCCTGAGAGAGACTGGTGGGATAATGATTGGTGGGAACCCTGAAGAATGGGATATTCCGTTAGACAGAAGATGCTATTTCGCCATCAGAAGTGGATGTGAACCTAaagatcaaaaacaattcGCAGAGGCATTTTGGTCTCATGTTGCAGGTAAATTGGAGTACTAA
- the MGP12 gene encoding Mgp12p: MSRMKELFRSMHTSRILLQDAKVKLTFFSKPSCGLCEQAKEVIDDVFEKEEFHNKGIQFEVININDRKNAKWWKEYCFDIPVLHIEKLGDPRSCTKILHFLEEDDVSEKIRKQQSS; the protein is encoded by the coding sequence ATGTCGAGAATGAAAGAGCTTTTCCGTTCTATGCACACCTCTAGGATACTATTGCAAGATGCAAAGGTAAAACTGacatttttctcaaaaccCAGTTGTGGGTTGTGCGAGCAAGCAAAGGAAGTGATAGATGATgtgtttgaaaaagaagagtttCATAATAAGGGAATTCAGTTCGAGGTAATAAATATCAATGACcgaaaaaatgcaaaatgGTGGAAGGAATACTGCTTTGATATACCAGTACTTcatattgaaaaactggGCGACCCTAGATCGTGTACGAAGATTTTACACTTTCTGGAAGAAGACGACGTCAGTGAAAAGATACGAAAACAGCAGTCAAGCTGA
- the RTT103 gene encoding Rtt103p: MPFSSEQFTTKLNTLEDSQESIASASKWLLLQYRDAPKVAETWKDYMLRSSVNTRRKLLGLYLMNHVVQQAKGQKIIQFQDSFGKVAAEVLGRINQEFPRDLRKKLSRVVNILKERNIFSKQVVIDIDRNLKTETSPVEALALPQKLKDFARDYEKLAKLHHNVRAMKIRFDKSADELDPSSSVYGENFKTISKIGNMAKDIISESIHKRESGIQKLQSALDDEKKRFDEEQSMLSEIEFVLSAKDPSRLKQNTDEDNIIPTYEVGDGDDDDDDDDDDDDDDDKNDDDDDDKHDDDESNGNSYGLDIMEDKKEIMDKMNNDHINFMEDPGDDSHSELKRTHDMTGHDDHNEIPEKRVHLDSKTYGESISNDNGHYELDVDDHDGAEVEDDEDANEPNDNSVGVSSSIQDLLSKLAN; encoded by the coding sequence ATGCCCTTTTCGTCTGAACAATTTACCACCAAGTTAAATACGTTGGAAGACTCTCAAGAGTCTATTGCAAGTGCTTCGAAATGGTTGCTTTTGCAGTACAGAGATGCCCCAAAGGTAGCAGAAACGTGGAAGGACTACATGTTGCGGTCTAGTGTAAATACAAGAAGGAAACTACTGGGTCTTTATTTAATGAACCATGTTGTTCAACAGGCTAAAGgccaaaaaattattcaGTTTCAAGATTCCTTTGGGAAAGTGGCAGCTGAGGTATTAGGCAGGATTAATCAAGAATTCCCTCGGGACCTGAGAAAGAAGTTGTCGAGAGTTGTTaacattttgaaagaaagaaacatcTTCTCTAAGCAGGTTGTCATTGACATAGACAGGAACCTCAAAACTGAGACCTCACCTGTCGAAGCACTAGCCCTACCCcaaaaattgaaggatTTTGCTCGGGACTATGAAAAATTAGCTAAATTGCATCATAACGTTCGTGCTATGAAAATCAGGTTTGACAAGTCAGCAGATGAACTGGATCCATCGAGTTCGGTTTATGGGGAAAATTTTAAGACCATTAGTAAAATTGGGAACATGGCCAAAGATATAATAAGCGAGTCAATTcataaaagagaaagcgGTATTCAGAAGCTACAAAGTGCACTAGACgacgaaaaaaaacgtTTTGACGAGGAACAGAGCATGCTGAGTGAAATAGAGTTTGTTTTATCTGCGAAGGATCCATCTAGGTTGAAACAGAATACCGACGAAGATAACATTATTCCTACGTATGAAGTCGGTGACGgagacgatgatgatgatgatgacgatgatgacgatgatgatgatgataaaaatgacgatgacgacgatgataaacatgatgacgatgaatcCAACGGCAACAGTTATGGACTTGATATAATGGAGgacaagaaggaaattaTGGATAAAATGAATAATGATCATATAAACTTCATGGAAGATCCTGGTGACGATTCTCATTCTGAGCTAAAACGAACACATGACATGACAGGCCATGATGATCATAATGAGATACCAGAGAAAAGAGTGCACCttgattcaaaaacatATGGGGAGAGTATTTCTAACGATAATGGCCATTATGAGCTAGACGTTGACGACCATGATGGTGCAGAGGTtgaggatgatgaagatgcgAATGAACCAAATGACAACTCTGTAGGGGTTTCCTCTAGTATACAAGATTTGTTGAGTAAACTAGCGAATTAA